GAGTCATCGAAGTCGACGTCTCCTCAGAGATGGAGAGTTCGTTCCTCGAATATGCGGTCTCGGTCATCCACTCCCGCGCCCTGCCTGATGCCAGGGACGGTCTCAAACCCGTCCAGCGTCGCATCGTCTACCAGATGGGCGACATGGGCCTGCGCCCCGAGCGCGGTCATGTGAAGTCCTCCCGAATCGTCGGCGATGTCATGGGCAAGCTCCACCCGCACGGAGACACTGCGATCTACGACGCCCTCGTTCGCCTCAGCCAGGGTTTCATCATGCGTGTGCCCCTGGTCGACGGCCACGGCAACTTCGGCTCGCTCGACGACGGTCCCGCTGCCCCTCGCTACACCGAGGCTCGGCTGACGACCGCGGCGATGCAGATGATCGCTGGGCTCGACGAAGACGTCGTCGACTTCGTGCCGAACTACGACAACACGCTGACCCAGCCCGAGGTTCTGCCCAGCGCCTTCCCGAACCTGCTCATCAACGGCGCCTCAGGCATCGCCGTGGGCATGGCCACGAATATGGCCCCGCACAATCCAGGTGAAGTCATTGCCGCGTGCGCCCACCTCATCCGCAATCCGGAAGCCGGGCTCTCAGAGCTCATGCGCTTCGTCCCCGGCCCGGATCTGCCCACCGGCGGGCGGATCATCGGCCTCGACGGAGTGCGTGAGGCCTATGAGACCGGTCGCGGCACGTTCCGCACCCGCGCCACCGTGTCCATCGAGAACATCAGTGCCCGCCGCAAGGGAATCGTCGTCACCGAACTGCCCTACCTCGTGGGACCGGAGAAAGTCGTGTCCAAGGTCAAGGACGCGGTCGGGGCGAAAAAGCTGACCGGAATCGCCTCGATCGATGACTATTCGGATCGCAAGAACGGCATGCGTCTGGTCATCGGCGTCAAGAACGGCTTCAACCCCGAGGCGGTGCTGGCCGAGCTGTACCGCCAGACTCCACTCGAGGAGTCGTTCAGCATCAACAACGTCTGCCTCGTCGAGGGGCAGCCGCGGACCCTGGGGCTGCGCGAGCTGCTCATGGTCTACCTCTCCCACCGCATCGACGTGGTGCGCCGGCGCACGGTCTTCCAGCTGCGCAAGGCCAAGGATCGGCTCCACCTCGTCGAAGGTCTGCTCATTGCGATCCTCGACATCGATGAGGTCATCCAACTCATCCGCTCCTCGGACGATGCGGCCGCGGCGCGGACCCGCCTCATGGACGTCTTCGAGCTCTCCGAGCTGCAGGCGACCTACATCCTCGATCTGCAGCTGCGTCGACTCACGAAGTTCTCCCGCCTCGAACTCGAGGCCGAGCGTGACGAGCTGAAGAAGAAGATCGACTACCTCGAATCACTGCTGGCCGATGAGGCGAAGCTGCGGGAGCTCGTCGCCTCCGAACTCGAATCCACTGCCGAGATCATCGGCTCACCGAGGCGCACCGTCCTCATCGAAGGGTCGATGAAGGAGCTGTCGGCCAAGGGCAAGAAGGCTCCGGCGAACCTCAGAATCGCCGACTCCCCCTGCCGGGTGCTGCTGTCGACGTCGGGACGCATTGCGCGCACCTCGGATGTCGCTGCGCTGGCCCGCGAGGGTCGACGTTCCAGCCATGATGCGCTGGTCTCGGAGATCGTCACCACCACTCAGGGCAAGGTCGGTGCCATCACCACCACCGGCCGCCTGCACATGGTCGATGTCGTCGATCTGCCTGCCCTGCCGCCGGCTGCGGCACGGCCCAATGTCGCCGGCGGTGTGAAGATCGCCGAATACACGGCCCTGGAGAAGAACGAGAAGATCATCGGGCTGGTCGACCTGGACCGCGAATTCGTCCTCGGCACCGCCGACGGCGTCGTCAAGAGGGTGTCGGTGGCCGGCCGGCCGAACAAGAACGAATGGGAGGCAATCACCCTCAAGGGCAAGGACTCCGTCGTCGGAGTCGCTCAGCTCGAGGACATCGACGATTCCCTCGCCGTGTTCGTGACCTCGAATGCCCAGCTGCTCGCATTCGACGCCTCTGGTCTGCGCGCGCAGGGATGGAACGCCTCCGGTGTGGCCGGAATCAAGGTCG
Above is a window of Brevibacterium siliguriense DNA encoding:
- a CDS encoding DNA gyrase/topoisomerase IV subunit A, whose protein sequence is MPEGRVIEVDVSSEMESSFLEYAVSVIHSRALPDARDGLKPVQRRIVYQMGDMGLRPERGHVKSSRIVGDVMGKLHPHGDTAIYDALVRLSQGFIMRVPLVDGHGNFGSLDDGPAAPRYTEARLTTAAMQMIAGLDEDVVDFVPNYDNTLTQPEVLPSAFPNLLINGASGIAVGMATNMAPHNPGEVIAACAHLIRNPEAGLSELMRFVPGPDLPTGGRIIGLDGVREAYETGRGTFRTRATVSIENISARRKGIVVTELPYLVGPEKVVSKVKDAVGAKKLTGIASIDDYSDRKNGMRLVIGVKNGFNPEAVLAELYRQTPLEESFSINNVCLVEGQPRTLGLRELLMVYLSHRIDVVRRRTVFQLRKAKDRLHLVEGLLIAILDIDEVIQLIRSSDDAAAARTRLMDVFELSELQATYILDLQLRRLTKFSRLELEAERDELKKKIDYLESLLADEAKLRELVASELESTAEIIGSPRRTVLIEGSMKELSAKGKKAPANLRIADSPCRVLLSTSGRIARTSDVAALAREGRRSSHDALVSEIVTTTQGKVGAITTTGRLHMVDVVDLPALPPAAARPNVAGGVKIAEYTALEKNEKIIGLVDLDREFVLGTADGVVKRVSVAGRPNKNEWEAITLKGKDSVVGVAQLEDIDDSLAVFVTSNAQLLAFDASGLRAQGWNASGVAGIKVAAEAKVIFFGMTPKAAKTDEDGAADAELGSFAVVTIASGENFYGAPSSSIKVSEFSEFPTKGRATSGVRAHKFLKGETELSLAWVGDSPQAAATAGGARTLPAELSRRDGTGSPLESKIDVIGTLPRLGGAESADHSQTAVDDSADASDGAEATADSATGTDTKTAKSGKKRSSGKAARGQQGLATNLDELNLDLDEAKDEIARSKFDTESAVIVSHDDDDDGDDDSALF